A part of Paenarthrobacter sp. A20 genomic DNA contains:
- a CDS encoding SHOCT domain-containing protein translates to MNFLESLWSIIVAFFFIAYLILLFQIISDLLRDKALNGGVKVLWILCLFIAPFISALIYVIMRGKGMALRSEMRVRESVEEAENYIRDVAGAPSATQQIEAAKALLAAGDITEAEYARLKEIALS, encoded by the coding sequence ATGAACTTCTTGGAATCGTTGTGGAGCATCATTGTTGCTTTTTTCTTCATTGCCTATTTGATCCTCCTCTTTCAGATCATTTCCGATCTCCTCCGCGACAAGGCCCTCAACGGCGGTGTCAAAGTATTGTGGATTTTGTGCCTGTTCATCGCCCCCTTTATCTCCGCGTTGATTTACGTGATCATGCGTGGCAAGGGCATGGCTTTGCGGAGCGAAATGCGGGTCCGGGAATCTGTTGAAGAGGCCGAGAATTACATCCGTGACGTGGCCGGGGCCCCTTCGGCCACCCAGCAAATCGAAGCAGCCAAAGCGCTGCTTGCCGCTGGCGATATTACCGAGGCGGAGTACGCTCGCCTGAAGGAGATCGCTTTGTCCTGA
- a CDS encoding AI-2E family transporter, whose protein sequence is MTRLKAFPLLEGGPFRFGLIAALGVLVALALGSAVITLRYSLTLIFAALFISLGLYPLVRWLERLKLSRAGAVLAVAVGFLVVVAILIRFVVPILVEEGAALVRLLPSSFDAVGEQEWFQDFNGSLGGALTPLLEWLETSAADPNVWLAIGGGAVQVGYNVVNGTFAVIFVVVLTLYFVAGHEVMKSSLYALVPASRRESFADISETIIASVGKYLSGMSILALLNAIFTFIVLSVAGVRYAAVLAVLAFPITLIPLVGSAISTAIITVVSLFTSPATALVVFLVMLVYMQVEAYVLTPRVVGKAISIPGSLVLIGAMVGGTLLGLLGALIACPTTASILLIIKKVVIPQQNAK, encoded by the coding sequence ATGACGCGATTGAAGGCATTCCCGTTGTTGGAAGGCGGACCGTTCCGATTCGGCCTCATAGCAGCCTTGGGCGTTCTTGTTGCCTTGGCTTTGGGCTCCGCGGTCATCACCCTGCGGTATTCGCTGACGTTGATCTTTGCAGCACTGTTCATCTCGCTGGGGCTCTACCCTTTGGTCCGCTGGCTGGAACGCCTGAAACTCTCGCGCGCCGGCGCCGTGCTTGCTGTCGCGGTTGGTTTCCTTGTGGTGGTGGCCATTCTCATCCGTTTTGTGGTTCCCATCCTGGTGGAGGAAGGCGCTGCCCTGGTCCGGTTGCTGCCATCCAGCTTCGATGCGGTGGGCGAACAGGAATGGTTCCAGGACTTTAATGGGTCGCTTGGCGGGGCACTGACCCCCTTGCTGGAATGGCTGGAAACGTCGGCCGCGGATCCGAACGTATGGCTCGCAATTGGCGGTGGCGCTGTGCAGGTGGGGTACAACGTGGTGAATGGCACCTTCGCCGTCATCTTCGTGGTGGTCCTGACGCTCTATTTCGTGGCCGGGCATGAGGTCATGAAATCCAGCCTCTACGCGCTGGTTCCGGCCTCCCGCAGGGAATCATTCGCGGATATATCCGAGACAATTATCGCTTCGGTGGGTAAATACCTGAGCGGCATGTCAATTCTCGCCCTGCTCAATGCGATCTTCACCTTCATTGTCTTATCTGTTGCCGGAGTGAGGTACGCGGCTGTTCTCGCGGTCCTGGCCTTCCCCATCACGCTCATACCGTTGGTGGGCAGCGCTATCAGCACGGCAATCATCACGGTGGTTTCACTTTTCACGTCTCCGGCTACGGCGTTGGTGGTTTTCCTTGTCATGTTGGTCTATATGCAAGTGGAGGCCTACGTCCTGACGCCACGGGTGGTGGGGAAAGCCATCAGCATCCCGGGTTCCTTGGTGCTCATCGGCGCGATGGTGGGCGGGACCCTGCTGGGGCTGCTTGGAGCGTTGATCGCCTGCCCCACCACGGCATCGATTCTGCTGATCATCAAAAAGGTGGTCATACCGCAGCAGAACGCCAAGTAG
- the cls gene encoding cardiolipin synthase, which produces MQGLLHDADAVALILLALHIVLGSIAAVMVSANRRPSSAIAWVLAIIFIPYLGMMAFLLVGRGKLPKARREKQRAVNELMLGRTPGLSAVSHSDDWPAWLRSAVELNLRLGALPMVGGNRAELLEDYNGSFDRMIADMDAAEEYVHVEFYILALDPTTAPFFAAMERACKRGVTVRVLFDHLAAVGDPKYRDMLQAFDGMGAEWHAMLPLRPFKGQWQRPDLRNHRKLVVVDGRVGYTGSQNLIDASYNKKRNIRRGLRWHELMVRLEGPAVRELNAVFVTDWYSESETLLPLDTSPVVLGSEPELIDAQVLPSGPSFDNDNNLKLYTTLIYKAEHRVSITSPYFVPDEAIQLAIITAASRGLSVELFVSEVGDQAMVYHAQRSYYEVLLRAGVRIYLYRAPQVLHAKHFTIDDDVAVIGSSNMDVRSFSLNMEVSVLVHGRSIVDRMRAVEDSYRAASTELLLEDWLRRPVGHVALDNLARLTSSLQ; this is translated from the coding sequence ATGCAAGGACTACTGCACGACGCCGATGCCGTCGCCTTGATCTTGTTGGCACTCCACATTGTGCTCGGATCAATCGCCGCAGTGATGGTCTCGGCAAACCGAAGGCCGTCCTCCGCCATTGCCTGGGTGCTGGCGATCATCTTCATTCCGTACCTCGGCATGATGGCGTTCCTTCTGGTGGGCCGCGGCAAGCTCCCCAAGGCCAGGCGGGAAAAACAGCGCGCCGTCAACGAGCTCATGCTCGGACGCACCCCTGGCCTCTCAGCAGTCAGCCACAGTGACGACTGGCCCGCCTGGCTGCGCTCCGCCGTCGAACTTAATCTCAGGCTCGGCGCGCTGCCCATGGTGGGCGGCAACCGGGCCGAGTTGCTGGAGGACTACAACGGGAGCTTCGACCGCATGATCGCGGACATGGACGCCGCTGAAGAGTACGTGCATGTGGAGTTCTACATTCTTGCGTTGGACCCCACCACGGCTCCGTTCTTCGCGGCCATGGAGAGGGCGTGCAAGAGGGGCGTCACAGTCAGGGTCCTCTTCGACCACCTGGCAGCGGTGGGTGACCCCAAATACCGTGACATGCTGCAGGCTTTTGATGGGATGGGGGCCGAATGGCACGCCATGCTGCCCCTGCGCCCGTTCAAAGGACAATGGCAACGCCCGGATCTCCGCAATCACCGGAAATTGGTGGTTGTGGACGGAAGGGTGGGCTACACGGGCTCCCAAAACCTTATCGACGCTTCCTACAACAAGAAGCGGAACATCCGGCGCGGCCTTCGGTGGCACGAACTGATGGTGCGTCTGGAAGGTCCCGCGGTGCGGGAACTCAACGCGGTGTTCGTCACCGATTGGTACAGCGAGTCCGAGACCCTGCTGCCGTTGGATACCTCTCCTGTGGTCCTTGGCTCCGAGCCCGAGCTCATTGACGCCCAGGTCCTGCCCAGCGGTCCCAGCTTCGATAACGACAACAACCTCAAGCTCTACACCACCCTCATCTACAAGGCCGAGCATCGCGTCAGCATCACCAGCCCATATTTTGTGCCCGACGAAGCAATCCAGCTGGCCATCATCACCGCCGCGTCAAGGGGATTGAGCGTTGAGCTCTTCGTCTCGGAGGTGGGTGACCAAGCCATGGTCTACCACGCCCAGCGTTCCTATTATGAGGTCCTGCTGCGGGCCGGGGTCCGCATCTACCTGTACCGGGCCCCGCAGGTCCTGCACGCAAAACACTTCACCATTGACGACGACGTAGCCGTCATTGGCTCGAGCAATATGGACGTCCGCTCGTTCAGCCTCAACATGGAGGTCTCGGTGCTGGTTCACGGGCGATCCATCGTGGACCGGATGCGGGCGGTCGAAGACAGCTACCGTGCGGCAAGCACGGAGTTGCTGTTGGAGGACTGGTTGCGACGTCCTGTGGGTCACGTTGCGCTGGACAACCTTGCCCGGCTCACGTCATCCCTGCAATAA
- a CDS encoding DedA family protein, whose product MQAFKDIMSAADSGWVYPLGAIFVAFSAIFPPIPTTSLFVALGALSATDNLPNGYLLVAAMLAGAVAGDLGAYELVRRRDMANWRILQGPRTQKALHASRERLSKHAASWVLTSRFVPLGRLTMNVASAITPVPRGRFVLYSMAAGILWSAYSVGIGALSGLLPGLSTEFAVVIAIAFSLLLGRGISAAVTWYLQLDD is encoded by the coding sequence GTGCAAGCTTTCAAAGACATCATGAGCGCCGCCGATTCCGGGTGGGTCTACCCGCTCGGGGCGATCTTTGTGGCGTTCTCGGCAATCTTCCCTCCCATTCCCACGACGTCCTTGTTCGTGGCCTTGGGGGCCCTGTCAGCAACCGACAACCTTCCCAACGGGTACCTCCTGGTGGCCGCGATGCTGGCGGGAGCAGTAGCAGGTGACCTGGGCGCCTATGAACTGGTCCGGCGTCGGGACATGGCCAACTGGAGGATTCTTCAGGGCCCCCGCACGCAGAAGGCGTTGCATGCCTCCCGGGAAAGGCTGTCCAAGCACGCTGCCTCATGGGTTCTGACGTCCCGGTTCGTCCCGCTCGGGCGCCTGACCATGAACGTTGCCAGTGCCATTACGCCGGTGCCGCGGGGCAGGTTTGTGCTCTACTCGATGGCCGCGGGCATCCTGTGGTCAGCGTATTCCGTGGGCATTGGTGCCCTGTCCGGGCTGTTGCCCGGGCTGTCCACGGAGTTCGCGGTGGTCATTGCCATTGCGTTCTCGCTGCTGCTGGGCCGGGGTATCAGTGCCGCCGTGACCTGGTACCTGCAGCTGGACGACTGA